The following proteins come from a genomic window of Sesamum indicum cultivar Zhongzhi No. 13 linkage group LG10, S_indicum_v1.0, whole genome shotgun sequence:
- the LOC105171586 gene encoding basic 7S globulin 2-like, with product MAYSRYSILFFLAILISASNAQNGLILPIRKDAKTSQFYTTVELGSNRAAITPIIDLGAQFSWFQCDNYVSSTYSPIPCRTRKCDIVGGIGCISCDGPLRPGCSNDTCPASAFNPFQDVLVSEFFGEDTLYAKNQQPVPEYIFSCMQSRFMEGLASGANGLVGLARTEISLHKQVANKFNLPNRFSVCLPSSGLGKLSIGGPSSSTISTISKSLKATPLIVNPVSTAPAYAVGDPSDEYFIDVKSIRVDGETLSVKNSYFSIDKDGVGGTKISTIQNFTALHNSIYKPLARAFTKAAADMKIKSVAAVEPFRACFSSDSISRTPAGPSVPTIDLVLPGNDLYWRIHGANSMVEVNQRTTCLAFVDGGSNPRTSVVIGAHQLEENFLEFDLVSSQLKFSSSLLVQNQSCSRL from the coding sequence AAAATGGTCTGATCCTCCCCATCCGCAAAGACGCCAAAACCTCCCAATTCTACACCACAGTAGAATTGGGCAGCAACCGAGCTGCCATTACCCCCATCATCGACCTCGGGGCCCAATTCTCTTGGTTCCAATGCGACAATTATGTCTCCTCCACCTACTCCCCTATCCCATGTCGTACACGGAAATGTGATATCGTCGGAGGGATCGGGTGCATCAGCTGCGATGGGCCCCTACGCCCTGGCTGCAGCAACGACACATGTCCTGCTTCCGCTTTCAACCCGTTCCAGGATGTTCTTGTATCTGAATTTTTCGGTGAGGATACACTTTACGCCAAGAATCAGCAGCCGGTGCCCGAGTACATCTTTTCCTGCATGCAATCAAGATTCATGGAGGGCCTAGCCAGTGGCGCTAATGGGTTGGTGGGCCTGGCCAGGACTGAGATTTCTTTACACAAACAAGTGGCCAACAAATTCAACTTGCCCAACAGGTTCTCAGTTTGCTTACCATCTTCTGGACTTGGGAAACTGTCGATTGGAGGACCATCCTCATCGACCATATCGACAATCTCAAAGTCGCTTAAGGCCACTCCCTTGATTGTAAACCCTGTCAGCACTGCTCCTGCTTACGCAGTGGGCGATCCGTCCGATGAGTATTTCATCGATGTTAAATCCATCAGGGTCGACGGGGAAACCCTGTCAGTCAAGAATTCCTACTTTTCCATTGACAAGGATGGCGTAGGAGGAACGAAAATCAGCACCATACAGAATTTTACAGCTCTCCATAACTCCATCTACAAGCCTTTGGCACGGGCTTTCACGAAAGCGGCTGCCGATATGAAAATCAAAAGCGTGGCAGCAGTGGAGCCATTCAGAGCCTGTTTTAGCTCAGACTCAATTTCCAGGACCCCTGCAGGGCCGTCTGTGCCAACAATTGATCTGGTTTTGCCCGGAAATGACCTTTACTGGAGGATTCATGGAGCCAACTCAATGGTTGAGGTTAATCAGAGAACAACATGCCTTGCGTTTGTGGACGGAGGGTCGAACCCAAGAACTTCAGTTGTGATCGGGGCGCATCAGTTGGAGGAGAATTTCTTGGAGTTTGATCTCGTTTCATCCCAGCTTAAGTTCAGTTCTTCTCTTCTGGTCCAGAACCAAAGCTGTTCCAGACTTTAA
- the LOC105171389 gene encoding basic 7S globulin-like translates to MMSSSSSILLCLVFSLFLSISPSTARTPGKPSRPQALVLAVTKDPSTSQYLTTIRQRTPLRPVKLTVDVGGKALWVACDRSEYISSTYKPALCGSPQCRLAKSKSCDDCWDGPRPGCNNETCSNVVYNTVEKSGQIGEVATDVLALQSTDGSNPGRLVRVPNFLFSCGSLFLGEKLANGAKGIAGFGRTETSLPSLLSRALGVRKKFAICLSSSVGVAFLGDGPYVLLPSVTVSDRLIYTPLLTNPVSTVRPIIEKFPDYTWPSMEYFIGVESIKVNTKTVPVSQALLKFNAKGNGGTKISTVEPYTVLHTSIYNAITKAFVKAISKVPRVNPVPPFGTCYKASSLGSTRLGPGVPAIELVLQNNVTWMIFGANSMVYLNNSEVACLAFVDGGKKPRTSIVLGGHQLQDNLVEFDVEGSRLGFSSTLLGRQTTCGNFNFTTKV, encoded by the coding sequence ATGAtgtcttcctcttcctccatTCTACTATGTCTTGTTTTCtccctttttctttccatCTCTCCCAGCACAGCCCGAACACCTGGAAAACCTTCTCGGCCCCAAGCTCTCGTCCTTGCTGTTACCAAAGACCCATCCACCAGCCAATACTTAACCACCATCCGCCAGAGAACCCCTCTTAGGCCCGTCAAGTTAACAGTCGATGTTGGCGGGAAAGCCTTGTGGGTGGCTTGTGATCGTAGTGAGTACATCAGTTCCACTTACAAGCCCGCTCTCTGCGGCTCCCCGCAATGCAGACTTGCCAAGTCTAAGTCTTGCGACGACTGCTGGGACGGGCCGAGGCCTGGTTGCAACAACGAAACATGCTCCAACGTGGTCTACAACACGGTGGAAAAATCAGGTCAGATTGGAGAGGTGGCCACTGATGTTCTGGCCCTCCAATCGACTGACGGGTCGAATCCTGGAAGGCTTGTTCGGGTTCCcaactttctattttcttgtggTTCCCTGTTTCTTGGGGAGAAACTGGCCAATGGAGCGAAAGGGATTGCTGGATTTGGTAGAACCGAGACCTCACTCCCCTCACTCTTATCAAGGGCCTTAGGTGTGCGTAAAAAGTTCGCAATATGCTTGAGTTCATCAGTGGGTGTGGCCTTTCTTGGCGACGGACCTTATGTATTGCTCCCGAGTGTTACAGTCTCAGATCGACTCATTTACACCCCGCTTCTTACTAATCCTGTTAGCACTGTGCGCCCTATCATTGAGAAGTTCCCTGATTATACTTGGCCTTCAATGGAGTACTTCATCGGAGTGGAATCCATAAAAGTCAATACAAAAACTGTGCCAGTGAGCCAGGCTTTGCTAAAATTCAACGCGAAAGGCAATGGTGGCACGAAGATAAGCACGGTCGAGCCTTACACCGTATTGCACACATCAATCTACAATGCAATCACAAAAGCATTCGTCAAGGCAATATCCAAGGTCCCTAGAGTGAACCCGGTGCCGCCATTTGGGACATGCTACAAGGCATCGAGCCTTGGGAGCACACGTCTAGGCCCAGGGGTACCTGCAATCGAGCTCGTGCTCCAAAACAATGTGACATGGATGATTTTCGGTGCCAATTCAATGGTTTATTTGAATAACAGTGAGGTGGCTTGCCTGGCATTTGTGGATGGAGGTAAGAAGCCTAGGACTTCCATTGTCTTAGGAGGGCACCAACTTCAGGACAACTTGGTGGAGTTCGATGTGGAGGGATCAAGGCTCGGGTTCAGCTCTACTTTGTTGGGCCGTCAAACGACGTGCGGCAACTTCAATTTTACTACTAAAGTTTGA
- the LOC105171390 gene encoding basic 7S globulin, with amino-acid sequence MAASDDFVLLFVLIFLVSGSVSQNPILPKAGIIPVTKDFSTLQYVADVLVGENLAPVKLVVDLNGPFVWVDCEVHSVSASQQPVESCSLKCSMAKPISGCSRPGGGAVHDSKICTLQAENTIARMSTSVELKEDRMAIEFWDGTGSGSFARSEKFLFSCAPNLLLKGLANGAKGMLGLGNSRISFPSQFSSTFGFFQRKFSLCLSPSDGAVFLGGNPLGSEVSSSMMYTPLISKKDGLQEGYYMNVKSIKISGKKLSLHHLGLLSTKISTVVPYTTMESKIYGTFVEAYVKAATSMNLTLVTPVAPFEICFSSKGVENQRIGPNVPIIDLILQSEMVKWRIYGRNSMVPVSDEVMCLAFLDGGLSPKDSIVIGGYQIEDYLLEFNLGNSMLGFSSSLLMGQKGCSDFEASVMSREIF; translated from the coding sequence ATGGCTGCCTCTGATGACTTCGTTCTATTGtttgttctcatttttcttgtttctggCTCAGTTTCTCAGAACCCCATCTTGCCGAAAGCTGGAATTATTCCGGTTACAAAAGATTTCTCGACTCTTCAATATGTTGCTGATGTTTTAGTGGGTGAAAATCTTGCGCCTGTCAAGCTTGTGGTGGATCTTAATGGCCCTTTTGTTTGGGTTGACTGTGAGGTCCACTCTGTTTCTGCATCTCAGCAGCCCGTCGAGAGTTGTTCTCTTAAGTGTTCAATGGCGAAGCCCATTAGTGGTTGCTCCAGGCCTGGTGGTGGGGCGGTGCACGACTCCAAGATTTGTACTTTACAAGCGGAAAATACTATTGCAAGAATGTCTACATCTGTAGAGTTGAAGGAAGACAGGATGGCTATTGAATTCTGGGATGGGACGGGTTCAGGTTCATTTGCCAGAAGTGAGAAGTTCTTGTTCTCATGTGCGCCAAATTTGTTGCTGAAAGGGTTAGCTAATGGTGCCAAAGGCATGTTAGGGCTGGggaattcaagaatttcattTCCATCACAATTTTCCAGCACATTTGGCTTCTTCCAGAGGAAATTCTCCTTGTGTTTGTCCCCATCGGATGGTGCAGTTTTCCTAGGTGGGAACCCTTTAGGGAGTGAGGTCTCAAGTTCAATGATGTACACTCCCCTCATTTCCAAGAAAGACGGTTTACAAGAAGGATATTACATGAATGTGAAGTCCATCAagatttctggtaagaaatTGTCTTTGCATCACTTAGGGCTTCTCAGCACGAAAATAAGTACTGTTGTTCCTTACACCACCATGGAGAGCAAGATTTATGGCACATTTGTTGAGGCTTATGTCAAAGCTGCTACTTCAATGAACTTGACTTTAGTGACACCTGTGGCTCCATTTGAAATCTGTTTCAGTTCCAAAGGAGTGGAAAACCAAAGAATTGGCCCAAATGTGCCCATTATTGATCTTATTTTGCAGAGTGAGATGGTGAAGTGGAGGATTTATGGCAGGAATTCAATGGTTCCTGTTAGTGATGAAGTCATGTGTTTGGCATTCTTGGATGGAGGTTTGAGTCCAAAGGACTCCATTGTTATTGGAGGCTATCAGATAGAGGATTATCTTTTGGAATTTAACTTGGGAAATTCCATGCTTGGATTTTCTTCATCATTGTTAATGGGGCAGAAAGGCTGCTCCGACTTTGAAGCATCTGTTATGTCCAGGGAGATTTTCTAA
- the LOC105171584 gene encoding basic 7S globulin 2-like produces the protein MASFSSSLFFLAILFSAAHAQHGLVLPIQKDAKTSQFYATIQMGSNRTKINTVIDLGAQFLWFACNDYASTTYAPIPCGSSKCETARGMGCVSCNLPPRPGCTNDTCASPAYNPFQDALVAEGFAEDTLYSKNQVAVPQFLFSCMDSGYLEGLATGATGLLGLARTEISFHKQVTGKLNLLDKFSLCLPSSGLGKLSIGPSAKSGIPKSLKSTPLIINPVSNAPISSENEPSDEYFIDVKSIKVGGKTLSVKDSYFSIDKNGVGGTKISTIQNYTALHNSIYKPLTRAFVKAASNMKIKRVAAIPPFRACFSSDSISKTTAGPSAPTIDLVLPGNDVYWRINGGNSLVEIDQKTTCLAFVDGGSNTRTSIVIGAHQLEENLLEFDLVSSQLRFSSSLLVQNKSCSRL, from the coding sequence ATGGCTTCTTTCAGTTCCTCCCTTTTCTTCCTTGCTATCCTCTTTTCTGCTGCCCATGCTCAACATGGCCTTGTCCTTCCCATTCAGAAGGACGCGAAAACATCTCAATTCTACGCCACAATACAGATGGGCAGCAACCGAACCAAAATCAACACTGTCATCGATCTCGGGGCACAATTCTTGTGGTTTGCTTGCAATGATTACGCATCCACCACATATGCTCCAATCCCCTGTGGATCGAGCAAATGTGAGACTGCTAGGGGAATGGGCTGTGTGAGCTGCAATCTGCCCCCACGCCCTGGATGCACCAACGACACTTGCGCCTCCCCTGCCTACAACCCATTCCAAGATGCTCTCGTCGCTGAAGGTTTTGCAGAGGACACATTGTACTCCAAAAATCAGGTAGCAGTCCCCCAATTTCTCTTCTCTTGCATGGACAGCGGGTATCTAGAGGGCCTAGCGACGGGTGCCACCGGACTGTTAGGCCTCGCCAGGACTGAAATCTCTTTTCACAAACAAGTGACGGGCAAGTTGAACTTGCTTGACAAATTCTCCCTCTGCCTCCCTTCGTCAGGATTGGGTAAGTTGTCGATCGGCCCATCTGCAAAATCAGGCATCCCGAAATCGCTCAAGTCCACGCCCCTGATCATAAACCCCGTCAGCAATGCCCCGATTTCTTCGGAAAATGAACCATCGGATGAGTATTTCATTGACGTTAAATCCATTAAGGTCGGCGGGAAAACCTTGTCTGTCAAGGATTCTTACTTTTCCATCGACAAAAATGGAGTCGGGGGCACGAAAATCAGCACTATACAGAACTATACAGCTCTTCACAATTCCATCTACAAGCCATTGACCAGGGCCTTTGTGAAGGCGGCATCCAACATGAAGATTAAGCGCGTGGCGGCTATTCCGCCATTCAGGGCCTGTTTCAGCTCAGACTCTATTTCCAAGACCACGGCGGGGCCGTCTGCGCCAACCATTGATTTGGTTTTGCCTGGAAATGATGTGTACTGGAGGATAAACGGAGGCAACTCGTTGGTTGAGATTGATCAGAAAACAACCTGCCTTGCGTTTGTGGATGGAGGTTCAAATACAAGAACGTCGATCGTGATCGGGGCGCATCAGTTGGAGGAGAACTTGTTGGAGTTTGATCTGGTTTCTTCCCAGCTTCGATTCAGTTCTTCACTTTTGGTTCAGAACAAGAGTTGTTCCCGCCTTTAA
- the LOC105171585 gene encoding basic 7S globulin-like, with translation MASSHCSILFLLAILISASSAQNGLILPIRKDAKTSQFYTTVELGSNRAAITPIIDLGAQLSWFQCDNYVSSTYSPIPCGSRKCEIAGGSGCVSCNGPLRPGCTNDTCSAPAFNPFQDVFVAEFFGEDTLYAKNQQPVPEYIFSCMESRFMEGLATGANGLVGLARTEISLHKQVANKFNLPNRFSVCFPSSGLGKLSIGGPSSSTISTISKSLKATPLIVNPVSTAPAFTVGDPSDEYFIDVKSIRVGGETLSVKNSYFSIDKDGVGGTKISTIHNFTALHNSIYKPLARAFTKAAADMKIKSVAAVEPFRACFSSDSISKTPAGPSVPTIDLVLPGNDLYWRIHGANSMVEVNQRTTCLAFVDGGSNPRTSVVIGAHQLEENFLEFDLVSSQLKFSSSLLVQNQSCSRL, from the coding sequence ATGGCTTCTTCCCACTGCTCAATCCTCTTCCTCCTTGCCATTCTCATTTCTGCTTCCAGTGCGCAAAATGGCCTGATCCTCCCCATCCGTAAAGACGCCAAAACCTCTCAATTCTACACCACAGTAGAATTGGGCAGCAACCGAGCTGCCATTACCCCCATCATCGACCTCGGGGCCCAATTATCTTGGTTCCAATGCGACAATTATGTCTCCTCCACCTACTCCCCTATCCCATGTGGCTCACGGAAATGTGAGATCGCCGGAGGGTCCGGGTGCGTGAGCTGCAATGGGCCCCTACGCCCTGGCTGCACCAACGACACATGTAGTGCTCCCGCTTTCAACCCGTTCCAGGATGTTTTTGTAGCTGAATTTTTCGGTGAGGATACACTTTACGCCAAGAATCAGCAGCCGGTGCCCGAGTACATCTTTTCCTGCATGGAATCAAGATTCATGGAGGGCCTAGCCACTGGCGCTAATGGGCTGGTGGGCCTGGCCAGGACTGAGATCTCTTTACACAAACAAGTGGCCAACAAGTTCAACCTTCCCAACAGGTTTTCAGTTTGTTTTCCATCTTCTGGACTCGGGAAATTGTCGATTGGAGGACCATCCTCATCGACCATTTCGACAATCTCAAAGTCGCTTAAGGCCACTCCCTTGATTGTAAACCCTGTCAGCACTGCTCCTGCTTTCACAGTGGGCGATCCGTCTGATGAGTATTTCATCGATGTGAAATCCATCAGGGTCGGCGGGGAAACCCTGTCTGTCAAGAATTCCTACTTTTCCATCGACAAGGATGGCGTAGGGGGAACGAAAATCAGCACCATACATAATTTTACAGCTCTCCATAACTCCATCTACAAGCCTTTGGCACGGGCTTTCACTAAAGCGGCGGCCGATATGAAAATCAAAAGCGTGGCAGCAGTGGAACCATTCAGGGCCTGTTTTAGCTCAGACTCAATTTCCAAGACCCCTGCAGGGCCGTCTGTGCCAACAATCGATCTGGTTTTGCCCGGAAATGACCTTTACTGGAGGATTCATGGAGCCAACTCAATGGTTGAGGTTAATCAGAGAACAACATGCCTTGCTTTTGTGGACGGAGGGTCGAACCCAAGAACTTCAGTTGTGATCGGGGCGCATCAGTTGGAGGAGAATTTCTTGGAGTTTGATCTCGTTTCTTCCCAGCTTAAGTTCAGTTCTTCTCTTTTGGTCCAGAACCAAAGCTGTTCCAGACTTTAA
- the LOC105171583 gene encoding basic 7S globulin 2: MLNGMKKPMITISLLNLFILFLIFTHNKASAQPYTTLVAPVKKDATTSLYTIILNSNERYVVDLSAPFSWQRCPLHHYPRVACVSTECFQAQYLLSPSCPLPYTMSTTRPCTCMVTPINPRTKSCALAQLTSTNLTISWTDGANPTAKITFSDRYLSCAPASLLYSLPRGIVGLASLSWAPLALPAQFSPPFLGVSRKFAICLPSTSSGNGVVFFGDGPYNLLPLTKFDVSSLLSYTTLLKNPKSADYFIGIKALSISGNSIAQSPYEGIKISTVVPYTTFRTDIYELFLKFFKKAMKGIPRTKKIDLEFANGKNWTIYGANSMKQVGGDSACLAFLDGGKTPEHSIVIGSFQLEDNLLLFDLDESRLGFSSSLYFERITCGSFNFTTRV, from the exons ATGCTTAACGGAATGAAGAAGCCCATGATCACTATCAGTCTGCTGAatcttttcattcttttcctGATCTTCACCCACAATAAAGCCTCAGCTCAACCTTACACTACATTGGTTGCACCTGTCAAGAAGGATGCCACCACTTCTCTCTATACAATAATCCTGAACTCCAACGAACGCTATGTGGTTGACCTCAGTGCTCCTTTCTCGTGGCAACGCTGCCCCTTGCACCACTACCCCCGGGTGGCTTGCGTGTCTACTGAATGCTTCCAAGCCCAGTATCTCTTGTCACCCTCTTGCCCCCTACCATATACTATGTCAACAACAAGGCCATGTACTTGTATGGTTACTCCTATAAATCCCAGAACCAAATCCTGTGCCTTAGCTCAATTGACCTCAACCAATCTCACGATATCGTGGACTGATGGTGCCAATCCCACGGCCAAGATTACCTTCAGTGATCGATATTTATCATGTGCTCCGGCATCCCTTCTTTATTCCCTTCCAAGAGGAATAGTAGGCCTGGCAAGCCTTTCTTGGGCTCCTTTAGCTCTACCAGCTCAGTTCTCTCCTCCATTTCTTGGAGTCAGtagaaaatttgcaatttgttTGCCAAGCACAAGTTCAGGCAATGGGGTGGTTTTCTTTGGTGATGGACCGTATAATCTTCTTCCTCTAACAAAGTTTGATGTATCAAGTCTTTTATCTTACACTACGCTCCTCAAAAATCCCAAGTCTGCAGATTACTTCATTGGCATCAAGGCCTTATCCATAAGTGGGAATTCCATCGCACAGTCTCCATACGAGGGAATCAAGATTAGTACTGTTGTACCTTATACTACGTTTAGGACCGATATCTATGAACTCTTTCTCAAGTTTTTCAAAAAGGCAATGAAGGGCATTCCTAGGACTAAGAAG ATTGACTTGGAGTTTGCCAACGGCAAGAATTGGACTATATATGGAGCAAATTCCATGAAGCAAGTTGGTGGAGATTCAGCATGCCTTGCATTTTTAGATGGTGGAAAAACTCCAGAACACTCAATTGTGATCGGATCGTTCCAGTTGGAGGATAACTTGTTGCTGTTTGATCTTGATGAATCAAGGCTGGGTTTCAGTTCTTCGTTGTACTTTGAGAGGATAACATGTGGTAGCTTCAATTTTACAACTAGGGTTTGA
- the LOC105171388 gene encoding probable aquaporin NIP7-1: protein MKAPFQDSSSADISNRASTSSQPKNNRELGYITTSSNGNVARNYHFLKFPNQINTSLVRKVLAEALGTFILMFCIGGIVANMRFMGVEAGLLEYAATAGLTVTVIVFSIGSISGAHVNPAVTIAFAAVGPFPWSEVPFYVLAQVGGSVLATYTGKLVYSIKPEVMMTRPLHGCTSAFCVELISTFIILFLSTSLISEPQSLGPLSGFVAGVAISLGVLISGPVSGGSMNPARSLGPALVSWRFDHLWIYVVAPTIGAIAGVLTYRILRLQGWSCKPDPSLRTLQSSQSSLH from the exons ATGAAAGCCCCATTTCAAGATTCATCATCTGCCGATATTTCAAACAGAGCATCGACAAGTAGCCAGCCTAAAAACAACCGAGAATTGGGGTACATCACTACGTCAAGCAATGGAAATGTTGCAAGAAATTACCATTTCTTGAAGTTTcctaatcaaataaatacaagtcTCGTCAGAAAG GTCTTGGCAGAGGCATTAGGAACATTCATCTTGATGTTTTGCATTGGTGGGATCGTTGCAAACATGCGTTTCATGGGAGTAGAAGCAGGGCTACTGGAATATGCAGCAACTGCAGGTTTAACGGTTACAGTCATAGTTTTCTCCATAGGCTCCATCTCAGGTGCTCATGTTAATCCTGCCGTCACAATAGCTTTCGCAGCTGTTGGCCCATTCCCATGGTCTGAG GTTCCATTCTATGTCCTTGCACAAGTTGGTGGTTCTGTTTTGGCAACATACACAGGAAAATTAGTTTACAGTATTAAACCAGAGGTTATGATGACAAGACCACTCCACGGGTGCACGTCGGCCTTTTGTGTGGAGCTCATCTCAACCTTCATCATTCTGTTCTTATCCACATCCTTAATCAGTGAACCACAATCT CTAGGACCGTTATCCGGATTTGTTGCTGGAGTTGCCATTTCTCTAGGAGTGCTAATCTCCGG GCCTGTCTCGGGGGGGTCGATGAATCCAGCAAGATCACTAGGACCCGCACTTGTTtcttggagatttgatcaCTTATGGATATATGTTGTAGCCCCTACAATAGGAGCTATTGCCGGTGTTCTCACCTACCGGATTTTACGACTACAAGGCTGGTCATGCAAACCTGATCCTTCACTTAGAACCCTTCAGTCCAGTCAGAGCTCCTTGCATTAG